The following coding sequences are from one Shewanella violacea DSS12 window:
- the fusA gene encoding elongation factor G, whose amino-acid sequence MARTTPIERYRNIGIVAHVDAGKTTTTERVLFYTGVSHKIGEVHDGAATMDWMEQEQERGITITSAATTAFWRGMEAQFTEHRINIIDTPGHVDFTIEVERSLRVLDGAVVVFCGSSGVEPQSETVWRQADKYHVPRIVFVNKMDRAGADFDSVVEQIRDRLGATCVPIQMNIGAEEEFKGVIDLIKMKAINWSEEDNGTTFTYEDIPADLADKASEMREYLVEAAAEASDELMDKYLEGCELSEEEIKKALRQRTLANEIVLATCGSAFKNKGVQAVLDAVIDYLPSPVEVPAIKGIDENEEEVERTADDNAPFSALAFKIATDPFVGTLTFIRVYSGVLATGSGVYNSVKQKKERVGRMVQMHANDRQEIKEVRAGDIAAAIGLKDVTTGDTLCDIDHKIILERMEFPEPVITIAVEPRSQADEQKMGVALQKLAAEDPSFRVETDPESGQTLISGMGELHLDIIVDRMRREFSVECNVGKPQVAYRETIRSSVEVEGKFIRQSGGRGQFGHVWLKLEPQEEGFGYEFVNEIVGGSVPREYIPSVDKGIQEQMKSGVLAGFPLLDVKVTLFDGSYHDVDSNEMAFKVAASMGFKKGALEADPTLLEPCMKVEVTTPENYMGDVVGDLNRRRGLIEGMDDGIAGVKLVHATVPLSEMFGYATDLRSATQGRASYSMEFLKYSDAPQNIAKAIMDARG is encoded by the coding sequence GTGGCTCGTACAACTCCTATTGAGCGCTACCGTAATATTGGTATTGTTGCTCATGTTGACGCAGGAAAAACCACAACTACAGAACGTGTTTTGTTCTACACCGGTGTTTCTCATAAGATCGGTGAAGTTCATGATGGCGCAGCCACCATGGATTGGATGGAACAGGAGCAGGAGCGTGGTATTACCATCACTTCTGCGGCAACGACTGCGTTCTGGCGCGGTATGGAAGCTCAGTTTACTGAGCACCGTATCAATATCATAGATACTCCTGGTCACGTTGACTTCACTATTGAAGTTGAACGTTCTCTGCGAGTACTCGATGGTGCCGTAGTTGTGTTCTGTGGCTCATCGGGTGTTGAACCACAATCTGAAACTGTTTGGCGTCAAGCCGATAAGTATCATGTACCACGCATAGTATTCGTCAATAAGATGGATCGCGCCGGTGCTGACTTTGATAGTGTCGTCGAACAGATACGTGACCGCTTGGGTGCGACTTGTGTACCAATTCAAATGAATATTGGTGCGGAAGAAGAGTTTAAAGGTGTTATTGACCTAATCAAGATGAAGGCCATTAATTGGTCTGAAGAAGATAATGGTACAACATTCACCTATGAAGATATTCCAGCTGACCTTGCTGACAAGGCAAGTGAGATGCGTGAATATCTGGTTGAAGCTGCTGCCGAGGCCTCGGATGAACTGATGGATAAGTACCTGGAAGGGTGCGAACTATCAGAGGAAGAGATCAAGAAGGCGCTGCGTCAACGTACTCTTGCAAATGAAATTGTACTTGCTACCTGTGGTTCTGCTTTTAAGAACAAGGGTGTGCAAGCAGTTTTAGATGCCGTTATCGATTATCTACCATCGCCAGTTGAAGTGCCTGCGATTAAAGGCATAGATGAAAATGAGGAAGAGGTTGAACGCACTGCGGACGACAATGCTCCTTTCTCTGCGTTGGCATTTAAGATAGCGACGGATCCATTCGTTGGAACTTTAACCTTTATACGCGTATATTCGGGTGTATTGGCAACTGGTTCTGGCGTATATAATTCGGTCAAACAGAAGAAGGAACGCGTGGGTCGTATGGTGCAGATGCATGCAAACGATCGCCAAGAGATCAAAGAAGTACGCGCTGGCGACATCGCTGCTGCTATTGGTCTTAAGGACGTGACTACGGGTGATACTCTTTGTGATATTGATCATAAAATCATCCTAGAACGCATGGAATTCCCTGAGCCCGTTATCACGATAGCCGTGGAACCAAGATCTCAAGCCGATGAACAGAAGATGGGTGTTGCGTTGCAAAAGCTTGCAGCAGAAGATCCTTCTTTCCGTGTTGAAACCGATCCTGAATCGGGTCAGACACTGATCTCTGGTATGGGTGAGCTACACTTAGACATAATTGTCGACCGTATGCGTCGCGAATTTAGTGTCGAGTGTAACGTAGGTAAACCTCAAGTCGCTTATCGTGAAACTATTCGCTCTAGTGTAGAAGTCGAAGGCAAATTTATACGTCAATCTGGTGGTCGAGGTCAATTCGGTCATGTTTGGTTGAAACTGGAGCCCCAAGAAGAGGGCTTCGGCTATGAATTTGTTAACGAGATTGTTGGTGGTTCTGTTCCGAGAGAATACATCCCATCAGTAGATAAAGGCATTCAAGAGCAGATGAAGAGCGGCGTGCTCGCCGGCTTCCCTCTTTTGGACGTCAAGGTTACTCTCTTTGATGGTTCATATCATGATGTGGACTCTAATGAGATGGCCTTTAAAGTTGCAGCTTCCATGGGCTTCAAGAAGGGCGCTCTAGAAGCTGACCCTACGCTCCTGGAACCTTGCATGAAAGTTGAAGTTACCACTCCCGAAAATTATATGGGAGATGTTGTCGGTGACTTGAACAGGCGTCGTGGCTTGATCGAAGGAATGGACGACGGCATTGCCGGCGTCAAGCTCGTTCATGCGACCGTGCCTCTATCTGAAATGTTTGGGTATGCAACTGATTTGCGCAGCGCGACTCAAGGACGTGCTTCATACTCCATGGAGTTTTTGAAGTATTCCGACGCGCCGCAAAACATTGCTAAAGCGATTATGGATGCTCGAGGCTAA
- the rpsG gene encoding 30S ribosomal protein S7: MPRRRVVGQRKILPDPKFNSELLAKFINVIMQDGKKSTAEKIIYKALDTAFEKKGEDHLVILEAALDNVRPSVEVKSRRVGGSTYQVPCEVRPVRRNALGMRWLVEAARKRGEKSMALRLAGELLDASDNKGTAVKKREDVHRMAEANKAFAHYRW, translated from the coding sequence ATGCCAAGACGTCGCGTTGTAGGACAACGTAAAATCCTACCAGATCCAAAGTTCAACAGTGAGTTGCTGGCTAAGTTCATCAACGTCATCATGCAGGACGGCAAAAAGTCGACTGCAGAAAAAATTATTTACAAGGCACTAGATACCGCTTTCGAAAAGAAAGGCGAAGACCATTTAGTGATTCTTGAAGCAGCCCTGGATAACGTTCGCCCTTCAGTCGAGGTTAAGTCTCGTCGTGTTGGTGGTTCTACATACCAGGTACCATGTGAAGTACGCCCAGTTCGTCGTAATGCATTGGGTATGCGTTGGTTAGTTGAAGCTGCTCGTAAGCGTGGTGAAAAATCTATGGCTCTACGTCTAGCTGGTGAATTGCTAGACGCTTCAGACAACAAAGGTACTGCTGTTAAGAAGCGCGAAGACGTGCATCGTATGGCAGAAGCGAACAAAGCGTTCGCTCATTACCGCTGGTAA
- the rpsL gene encoding 30S ribosomal protein S12 — translation MATVNQLVRKPRSPKVVKTNVPALNACPQKRGVCTRVYTTTPKKPNSALRKVARVRLTNGFEVTSYIGGEGHNLQEHSVILIRGGRVKDLPGVRYHTIRGALDCAGVSDRRQGRSKYGAKRPKS, via the coding sequence ATGGCAACTGTAAACCAGTTGGTCCGTAAGCCTCGCTCGCCAAAAGTCGTTAAGACTAATGTGCCAGCGTTGAATGCGTGTCCACAAAAACGTGGTGTTTGTACTCGCGTATACACAACCACACCAAAAAAACCTAACTCTGCACTACGTAAAGTAGCTCGTGTGCGTCTTACTAACGGTTTCGAAGTTACTTCGTACATCGGCGGTGAAGGCCACAACCTGCAGGAGCACAGCGTAATTCTAATCCGTGGTGGTCGTGTTAAAGATCTACCCGGTGTGCGTTACCACACTATCCGTGGCGCATTAGATTGTGCTGGCGTGAGTGACCGTCGTCAAGGTCGTTCTAAGTACGGAGCTAAGCGTCCTAAGTCTTAA
- the rpoC gene encoding DNA-directed RNA polymerase subunit beta', translated as MKDLLKFLKQQSKTEEFNGIKIGLASPDLIRSWSFGEVKKPETINYRTFKPEREGLFCARIFGPVKDYECLCGKYKRLKHRGVICEKCGVEVTQTKVRRERMGHIDLASPVAHIWFLKSLPSRIGLMLDMTLRDIERVLYFESFVVIEPGMTSLERGQMLTEESYLDALEEYGDEFEAKMGAEAVLELLRAIELEKEIESLREELPSINSETRRKKMTKRLKLIEAFFHSGNKPEWMILKVLPVLPPDLRPLVPLDGGRFATSDLNDLYRRVINRNNRLKRLLDLAAPDIIVRNEKRMLQESVDALLDNGRRGRAITGSNKRPLKSLADMIKGKQGRFRQNLLGKRVDYSGRSVITVGPTLRLHQCGLPKKMALELFKPFIYGKLEGRGLATTIKAAKKMVEREVPEVWDVLDDVIREHPVMLNRAPTLHRLGIQAFEPVLIEGKAIQLHPLVCAAYNADFDGDQMAVHVPLTLEAQLEARSLMMSTNNILSPANGEPVITPSQDVVLGLYYASRKCVNGKGEGMVFESIDEVEKAYRTGFAAIHAQVKVRITETHIAENGERTEARRIVDTTVGRSLLSRVLPKGLSFDLVNQNMGKKQIGKLLNTCYRQLGLKDTVVFADQLMYAGFHYATVSGASVGIDDMVIPAAKYTLVADAEAEVLEIQEQFQSGLVTAGERYNKVIDIWASANEKISKAMMDNLSVETVINRDGEEEEQESFNSIYMMADSGARGSAAQIRQLAGMRGLMAKPDGSIIETPIVANFREGLNVSQYFISTHGARKGLADTALKTANSGYLTRRLVDVAQDLVVIEDDCGTFEGLTMKPLIEGGDVVEPLRERVLGRVVALDVFYPGTEKVLAPRNTLLDEAWCDTLEDNSIDEVIVRSVISCNTDFGVCKACYGRDLARGHIINQGEAIGVVAAQSIGEPGTQLTMRTFHIGGAASRASAENNVQVKNAGTVKLHNAKHVTNSEGKLVIVSRSSEVAIIDELGREKERYKVPYGTILEKLEESIVTAGEIIANWDPHTHPIISEVAGTIKFVDMIEGVTMTRQTDDLTGLSSIVVMEVGQRPTAGKEMRPSIRLLDASGEDLKIPGTEVPAQYFLPGKAIVNQDDNAEINVGDALARIPQESSKTRDITGGLPRVADLFEARKPKEPAILAEYSGTISFGKETKGKRRLLITPADGGKPYEEMIPKWRNLNVFEGEKVERGEVIADGAEAAHDILRLRGIHKVANYIVNEVQDVYRLQGVKINDKHIEVIIRQMLRKCLITDAGDSQFLAGEQAEVARVKIANRELEAQGKKPATFDRELLGITKASLATESFISAASFQETTRVLTEAAVGGKSDKLRGLKENVIVGRLIPAGTGYAYHQKRNAALAAKASGKTSEQATTITASEAERNLADLLNLAGSSD; from the coding sequence GTGAAAGACTTATTAAAGTTTCTGAAACAGCAAAGCAAGACCGAAGAATTTAACGGTATCAAGATCGGACTAGCGTCACCAGATCTGATCCGCTCTTGGTCATTTGGTGAAGTTAAGAAGCCAGAAACCATTAACTACCGTACCTTCAAGCCTGAGCGTGAAGGCTTGTTCTGTGCGCGTATTTTTGGTCCAGTAAAAGATTATGAGTGTTTATGTGGTAAATATAAGCGCTTAAAGCACCGTGGTGTGATTTGTGAAAAGTGTGGCGTTGAAGTTACACAGACTAAAGTACGTCGTGAGCGTATGGGTCACATCGATCTAGCCAGCCCAGTAGCACATATCTGGTTCCTAAAATCACTGCCGTCTCGTATCGGTTTGATGCTAGATATGACTCTGCGTGATATCGAACGTGTACTTTACTTCGAATCATTTGTTGTGATCGAGCCTGGCATGACCAGTCTTGAGCGCGGACAGATGCTAACCGAAGAGAGCTATCTCGATGCGTTAGAAGAGTACGGTGATGAGTTCGAAGCTAAGATGGGTGCTGAAGCAGTTCTTGAATTGCTACGTGCTATCGAGCTTGAGAAAGAAATTGAGTCGCTGCGTGAAGAGTTGCCATCAATCAACTCTGAGACTCGTCGCAAGAAGATGACTAAGCGTCTTAAGCTTATTGAGGCTTTCTTCCATTCAGGTAATAAGCCTGAGTGGATGATCCTTAAAGTATTACCGGTTCTGCCACCAGATCTACGTCCTCTAGTTCCACTAGATGGCGGACGTTTCGCTACGTCTGATCTTAACGACCTTTATCGTCGTGTGATCAACCGTAACAACCGTCTTAAGCGTCTGTTAGACCTAGCTGCACCAGATATCATAGTACGCAACGAAAAGCGTATGTTACAAGAGTCTGTGGATGCGCTACTGGATAACGGTCGTCGTGGTCGTGCTATTACTGGTTCTAACAAGCGTCCGCTTAAATCTTTGGCTGATATGATCAAAGGTAAGCAAGGTCGTTTCCGTCAGAACTTGCTAGGTAAGCGTGTTGATTACTCTGGTCGTTCGGTAATTACCGTAGGTCCAACGCTTCGTTTGCATCAGTGTGGTCTTCCTAAGAAGATGGCGCTGGAGCTATTTAAGCCTTTCATCTACGGCAAGCTTGAAGGTCGTGGTCTAGCGACAACGATTAAAGCTGCGAAGAAGATGGTTGAGCGTGAAGTTCCTGAAGTTTGGGATGTACTTGACGATGTTATTCGTGAACATCCGGTCATGCTCAACCGTGCACCCACACTTCACCGTCTTGGTATCCAGGCATTTGAGCCGGTACTGATTGAAGGTAAAGCGATTCAGCTTCACCCACTCGTATGTGCGGCGTACAACGCCGATTTCGATGGTGACCAAATGGCTGTTCACGTGCCACTGACGCTTGAAGCTCAGTTAGAAGCACGTTCGTTAATGATGTCTACTAACAACATTCTATCGCCAGCAAACGGCGAGCCGGTTATTACACCGTCACAGGATGTTGTATTGGGTCTGTACTACGCCAGCCGTAAGTGTGTTAACGGTAAAGGCGAAGGCATGGTGTTCGAATCTATCGATGAAGTTGAAAAAGCTTATCGTACAGGTTTCGCTGCTATTCATGCTCAAGTTAAAGTGCGTATTACCGAGACTCATATTGCCGAAAATGGCGAGCGTACCGAAGCACGTCGTATCGTAGATACTACAGTTGGTCGTTCACTACTTTCTCGCGTCTTACCGAAAGGCTTGTCTTTCGATCTGGTTAACCAGAACATGGGTAAGAAGCAGATAGGTAAACTACTGAACACTTGTTATCGTCAATTAGGTCTTAAAGATACTGTAGTCTTCGCTGACCAATTGATGTATGCCGGTTTCCACTATGCAACAGTATCCGGTGCTTCTGTAGGTATCGATGATATGGTTATCCCAGCGGCTAAGTACACCTTAGTTGCCGATGCTGAAGCTGAAGTACTTGAGATTCAAGAGCAGTTCCAATCGGGTCTTGTTACCGCTGGTGAGCGTTATAACAAGGTCATCGATATCTGGGCCAGTGCCAACGAGAAAATCTCTAAAGCCATGATGGATAACCTGTCTGTTGAGACAGTGATTAACCGTGACGGTGAAGAGGAAGAGCAAGAGTCATTTAACAGCATCTATATGATGGCTGACTCGGGCGCTCGTGGTAGTGCTGCACAGATTCGTCAGTTGGCCGGTATGCGTGGTCTGATGGCTAAGCCAGATGGCTCAATCATCGAAACCCCAATTGTGGCAAACTTCCGTGAAGGTTTGAACGTATCTCAGTACTTCATCTCGACTCACGGTGCACGTAAGGGTCTAGCCGATACGGCATTGAAGACGGCTAACTCTGGTTACCTGACTCGTCGTTTGGTTGATGTTGCTCAAGATCTCGTCGTTATCGAAGATGATTGTGGCACATTCGAAGGCCTGACAATGAAGCCGCTTATCGAAGGTGGTGATGTTGTTGAGCCACTACGTGAGCGTGTACTCGGTCGTGTGGTAGCTCTCGATGTCTTCTATCCAGGTACAGAGAAGGTTCTTGCTCCTCGCAATACTCTGCTTGATGAAGCATGGTGTGATACCTTGGAAGATAACTCAATCGATGAAGTTATCGTTCGTTCTGTAATTAGCTGTAATACCGATTTCGGTGTTTGTAAAGCCTGTTATGGTCGTGATTTGGCTCGTGGCCATATCATTAACCAAGGTGAAGCTATCGGTGTTGTTGCTGCTCAGTCAATTGGTGAGCCAGGAACACAGCTAACGATGCGTACCTTCCACATTGGTGGTGCGGCTTCTCGAGCTTCTGCTGAAAACAACGTTCAAGTTAAGAACGCTGGTACAGTTAAGCTACATAACGCTAAGCATGTGACAAACAGCGAAGGCAAATTGGTTATCGTTTCTCGTTCATCTGAGGTCGCGATTATCGATGAGCTTGGACGTGAGAAAGAGCGTTATAAGGTTCCTTACGGTACGATTCTAGAGAAACTAGAAGAATCTATTGTAACAGCTGGCGAAATCATCGCTAACTGGGATCCTCACACTCACCCAATTATCTCTGAAGTTGCGGGTACCATTAAGTTCGTCGATATGATTGAAGGTGTCACTATGACACGTCAAACAGATGATCTTACGGGTCTATCCTCAATTGTCGTTATGGAAGTGGGTCAACGTCCAACAGCTGGTAAAGAGATGCGTCCTTCGATTCGTCTTTTAGATGCTAGCGGCGAAGACTTGAAGATTCCGGGTACTGAAGTACCTGCGCAATACTTCCTACCTGGTAAAGCGATTGTTAACCAGGATGATAACGCAGAGATTAACGTTGGTGATGCGTTAGCACGTATCCCTCAGGAGTCATCTAAGACCCGTGATATTACCGGTGGTCTACCTCGCGTTGCCGACTTGTTCGAAGCGCGTAAGCCAAAAGAGCCAGCAATTCTTGCTGAGTACTCAGGTACTATCTCGTTCGGTAAAGAAACTAAAGGTAAGCGTCGTCTATTGATCACGCCTGCTGATGGTGGCAAGCCTTACGAAGAGATGATCCCTAAGTGGCGTAACCTTAACGTGTTCGAAGGTGAAAAAGTCGAACGTGGTGAAGTTATTGCCGATGGTGCTGAGGCTGCTCACGATATTCTACGTCTTCGTGGAATTCATAAAGTGGCAAACTATATCGTTAATGAAGTTCAAGACGTTTACCGTCTACAGGGCGTAAAGATTAACGATAAGCACATCGAAGTGATTATCCGTCAGATGCTACGTAAGTGTTTGATCACAGATGCAGGGGACAGTCAGTTCCTCGCTGGTGAGCAAGCTGAAGTAGCTCGCGTCAAGATCGCTAACCGTGAGCTTGAAGCTCAAGGTAAGAAGCCTGCGACCTTCGACCGTGAGCTTTTGGGTATTACCAAGGCATCGCTTGCAACAGAGTCATTTATCTCTGCTGCATCGTTCCAGGAGACTACCCGCGTACTTACGGAAGCGGCAGTAGGCGGTAAGAGTGATAAACTACGCGGTCTTAAAGAGAACGTGATCGTTGGTCGCTTGATCCCTGCAGGTACAGGTTATGCTTACCATCAGAAACGTAATGCTGCTTTAGCTGCTAAAGCATCAGGTAAGACGTCTGAACAGGCAACAACAATAACTGCAAGTGAAGCCGAGAGAAACTTGGCTGACCTGCTAAATCTTGCCGGAAGTTCCGATTAA